The following is a genomic window from Aquificota bacterium.
CCCTGCGCCGCACCTGTATGTGAACGCGTGGGATATACCTTAGAAACCACAGCCACCTTTATGGATGGGTCCCTTGCACACTCTATAGCGGTGCGAAGCCCAGCACCACCCGCACCCACAATAACCACATCATAGCTTTTCATGGCTTAAATTTTAACTCAAAACCATATATTTAAATGCAACATAAAAGGATAATCTTCATCATATAAAAGGTGTTTCTACAAGATTGATGGACCAGATTTTCACAAGGACAAACATACCGACCGGTCGGTCGGTTATAATATCTTGCTATGTACAAGTTTTTTATACACAGGCCAGTGACCTCTTGGATGTTCATGATAGCCTTTATTTTGCTTGGCCTATACTCCCTCAGAGTCATACCTATAGACCGCCTTCCCGATGTGGACTTTCCCACAGTTTCCATAGTTACCAACTACCCGGGTGCCAACGCTTATGTGGTGGATGTGAATATAACAAGGGAGATAGAGGACCAAATAGCCACCATAAGCGGAATAGAAAGTATATCTTCTGCCAGCTTTGCTGGCACCTCCCGGATAACCATAACCTTTTCCCTTGAAAAGGACATAGATGTGGCAGCACAGGAGGTAAGGGATGCAGTCCAAAGGGCTTTAAGTAGGCTTCCGGAGGGTGTGGACCCACCTTTGGTAAGGAAGGTGGATACATCTATTGCTCCTGTCTTTGTTGCTTTGCTTCACTCAAAGACGGCGGACTATCAGACCTTGGCCTATTGGGCGGATAAGGTAATAAAGAGGGAGTTTGAAAGGATAAACGGCGTAGGACAGGTGGACCTTGGGGGCTTTAGGGACAATGTGTTGTGGGTTAGGATTGATGCAGAGAAGCTGTACTCAAGAAGCTTGGCCATTCAAGATGTGGTTGATGCCATAAAGAAAAACAATTTAGAGTCTCCGGCGGGAGCCATCTATGGCAAGGACAGAGAATACATAATAAGGCTTTACGGAAAGGTAAAGGACCCAAAGGAGTTGGAAAGCGTGTATATAAGGAACGGTGTAAGGCTAAAGGATGTGGGCTTTGTGGAGTTTACAGAGGACGAGTTTAGAGGCATGGCGAGATATAAGGGAGAGCAGGCCATAGCCCTTGTGGTCTATAAGCAATCAAAGGCAAACACGGTGGCCGTTGTGGATGCAGTTAAGAAAAAAATGGAAGAGCTAAACAGGGAACTTCCACCTGGCATGCGTATGGATTACACCTTTGACTCTTCCATCTTTGTAAAGGACAGCGTAAAGGCGGCCATAGAGGAGATCATCATAGGTAGCCTCCTTACTGCCCTTGTGGTCTATTTCTTCCTTGGCAGTCTAAGGCTTACCCTTGTTCCCATCTTTGCCATACCCATAACCCTTTTGGGGACAGTCTTCTTTATATACCAGCTTGGAAACTCTTTAAACACCTTTACCCTCCTTGCCCTTGCGGTGGCTGTAGGCATAGTCATAGACGACGCCATTGTGGTGCTTGAAAGCATATTTAGGAGAAGGTATGAGGAAGGCTTTGAGCCTTTGCAGGCGGGAGAGGTTGGAACAAGGATAGTTATCTTCGCACTTTTGGCCTCCACCGCCTCTTTGGTAATAGTGTTTATTCCCATCATATTTTTAAAAGGTGTGGTGGGCAAGCTCTTTGGTAGCTTTGCCCTCACTTTGGCGATAGCCATAGCCCTTTCTTACCTTGTGGCCGTAAGCTTTACACCTATGGCAGTCTCAAGGCTGGTAAAGGGCAAAGAGCCCTCAAACCCTTTTACAAAGGCTTACCACAGCTTTGAAGCCTTTTTTGATAGGCTTTTGAGATGGTCCCTTGACCACAAAGCCATTGTTATAGCCCTCTCGCTCATAAGCGTTTTTATAGGCTTCCAGCTATTTAAAGCCACTAAAAAAGAATTTTTCCCCATAGTGGATGAGGGAAGATTTCTCATAAGGTTTGAAACGCCTACCGGCTCTTCCTTTGAATACACAAGGAAAAAGGCGGAAGAGATAGAAAGGATCCTTTTGAAAAACCCCTATGTGGACCGCTTTGGTATGGCTGTGGGACAAGGCGTGGCAGGAAGGCCAGACGTGAACGGTGGCTTAGGCTTTGTGTATTTAAAGGAAGGAAAAAGACCCCATCAGGCCAAGATCATGGAGATGGTAAGGGAGGAGTTTAAAAAGGTCAGGGATGTGAGAGTAAGCGTAGAACCACCGGGCATAGTGGGACCGGGAGGAGGAAGACAGGTGGACCTTCAGTATGTTATAAAAGGCCCATCCCTTGAGGAGCTTCAAAGTATATCAGAAAAGCTGGTAAAAGAGTTTAGGAATAGGCCAGGCTATAGGGATGTGGATACGGACCTAAGATTAAACGAACCACAGGTGCAGATAAGAGTAAACAGAGAAAAGCTGGGAGACCTTGGAGTGAGCGTGGAGGACATAGCCCTCACCTTAAACGTCCTCTTTGGAAAGTTCCAACTTGGCACCTATGAGCTTGGTGCGGAGAGCTACGACCTATACGTCAAAGCCTTGCCAAACTTTGTAGAAAATAGGGAAAACCTTAAAAAGGTCTTTGTAAGAAATGCAAAGGGAGAACTCATACCCCTTACAGAGCTTGTGGAGATGGAAATTGCCCCCGGCTACAAGGCCATAAACCGCTACAACAGGCAATACTCTTTTACCTTTTTTGCCAACCTATCCCCAGAAAAGCCTTTGGCCAACGCAGTGGATGAGCTAACAAGCTGGTTAAGAAATAACCTACCACCGGGCTACACCTTTGAACCTGTAGGCCAAGCCAAAGAGTTTCAAAGAGCCTTTCAAGGCCTTGGCTTTGCCCTTCTTTTTGCCCTCGTGGGAGTCTATATGGTTTTGGCTTCCCTCTTTGAGAGCTACAGGCATCCCTTTACGGTGCTTTTGATGGTTCCTTTGGCTGTGGCAGGAACCTTTGGCCTTCTCTTTTTAACCAACACCTCCTTAAGCGTCCCATCTTACTTTGGCGTAATACTTCTGGTAGGCATAATAGTTAGGGATGCAGTGCTTTTTATAGAAAGGATAATACAGCTAAGAAAGGAAAGTATGCCCACGCGCCAAGCCATACTTCAGGCAAGGAAGGAAAGGCTAAGGCCCATTTTGATGACCACCTTTACCATAGTCTCTGCCCTCACGCCCGTGGCCCTTGGTCTTACCGCCGGCGCAGAACTTAGAAAGCCTTTAGCCCTTGCAGTTATAGGTGGTATATTTACCGGTTTACCTCTTAGTCTCTTCCTGCTTCCAGTTATCTATGAACTCTTTGACAAACTTAGTTTAAAGACTTATCATATAAGAAAGGAAAACACTTAGGAGGTGAGAGCCATGCCTATCTATGTCATGTTAACCTCTTTAACAGATGAGGGGATGAAAACACTAAAACACAAGCCAGAAAGGATAAAAGAAGTTGACAAAGAAGTAATGGATCGCTTTGGTATCAAAATCTTGGCCCAGTATGCAGTGATGGGACCTTATGACTTTGTAAACATAATAGAGGCGCCGGACAACGACACAGTGGTAAAGATGGCTATAGAGCTTGGTTCAAGGGGCACCATAAGAACACTTACCATGCCGGCCATAGAAGTAGACCAACTAATAAAAGACCTAAAGGAGCTAGGTTAAGCTGATGGAACATATCCTTAGGGCTTTCTTTGAAATTACCCTAAGGCATACGGACCTAAAATGGGCAAAGAGCAGGGATGACCTCATAAGCAGGGCTATAAAGGCCCTAAGGGCCTTCAAAGAAGGTAAAAGCATACAGGAAGTCAAAGCCACAAAGGATCTAAGCTTTGAAATAGAAAACAGCTTGGAATTTTTGGAAAGCTTTGTAAAAAAGCACCCAGAGGAGGTGGAAAAGCTTATAAGCCTTTTAAGCATGTTCATAAAATCACCAACTCCTTGTAAAATAAAGCTTATAAACTTTGCGGAGGCCTTGCTTGAAGATAGGGCAGTACCTAAAAGAGGGCAACTTTAGCCTATCCTTTGAATTCTTCCCACCAAAGACTCCAGAAGGGGAAGAGGAGCTTTTTCAAACCATAAAAAACCTAAGGAGTATAAACCCATCCTTTGTATCCGTTACCTACGGAGCTGGTGGAAGCACAAGGGACAGAACAAGGAGAGTGGTGGAAAGGATACACAAAGAAACAGACCTTACAGTTATGGCCCACCTTACTTGCATAGCGCATAGCAAAGAAGAGCTTTTGCAGATAATAGAAGAATACAGGGAAATAGGCATAGAGAACCTTTTGGCCCTAAGGGGGGACAAACCCGTCAATACGCCAGACTTTAAACCACCGGAAGGTGCATGCAAACATGCGGACCAGCTTGTAAGCCTAATAAGGGAAAACTACGGCGATTGGTTTTCCATAGGCGTGGCTTCTTATCCAGAAGGCCATCCCGAATCTCCCAATATGGAATGGGAGATAAAGTATTTTAAAAAGAAGGTGGAGGCTGGTGCAGACTTTTCCATAACTCAGATGTTCTTTGATAATAGATACTACTACGAGTTTGTAGACCTTTGCCAAAAGGCTGGCATAGACATACCCATTATACCGGGCATAATGCCCATAACCAACTTCAGGCAGGTGCAAAAATTTGCCAGCATGTGCGGTGCCACCATACCCCAAAGGCTAATAGAGAGATTAGAACCCTATGCGGACAGTCCAGAAGAGACATTAAAAATAGGTGTGGAGTTTGCCATAGAGCAGTGCTTGGACCTTTTGGAAAACAATGTTCCAGGTCTTCACTTTTATACGCTAAATAAGTCAAAGGCAACGCTTATGGTCTATGAAGGCATTAGGGGAGCTTTAAAGGCATGAGAGTAAAGGTAAGCTACAGAGGGCAGATAAAGGAATTGGAGTTTGAAAAGGATAAGATAACAGCCTTGGAGCTATTGAAGGCCTTGGGCCTCTCAAGGGAATATGCCTTTGTAGTAAAAGGTGAGGAAATACTGGAGGAGAGGGA
Proteins encoded in this region:
- the metF gene encoding methylenetetrahydrofolate reductase [NAD(P)H], with translation MKIGQYLKEGNFSLSFEFFPPKTPEGEEELFQTIKNLRSINPSFVSVTYGAGGSTRDRTRRVVERIHKETDLTVMAHLTCIAHSKEELLQIIEEYREIGIENLLALRGDKPVNTPDFKPPEGACKHADQLVSLIRENYGDWFSIGVASYPEGHPESPNMEWEIKYFKKKVEAGADFSITQMFFDNRYYYEFVDLCQKAGIDIPIIPGIMPITNFRQVQKFASMCGATIPQRLIERLEPYADSPEETLKIGVEFAIEQCLDLLENNVPGLHFYTLNKSKATLMVYEGIRGALKA
- a CDS encoding thiamine biosynthesis protein ThiS, which translates into the protein MRVKVSYRGQIKELEFEKDKITALELLKALGLSREYAFVVKGEEILEERDLIEDGEEVRVINAISGG
- a CDS encoding efflux RND transporter permease subunit — translated: MYKFFIHRPVTSWMFMIAFILLGLYSLRVIPIDRLPDVDFPTVSIVTNYPGANAYVVDVNITREIEDQIATISGIESISSASFAGTSRITITFSLEKDIDVAAQEVRDAVQRALSRLPEGVDPPLVRKVDTSIAPVFVALLHSKTADYQTLAYWADKVIKREFERINGVGQVDLGGFRDNVLWVRIDAEKLYSRSLAIQDVVDAIKKNNLESPAGAIYGKDREYIIRLYGKVKDPKELESVYIRNGVRLKDVGFVEFTEDEFRGMARYKGEQAIALVVYKQSKANTVAVVDAVKKKMEELNRELPPGMRMDYTFDSSIFVKDSVKAAIEEIIIGSLLTALVVYFFLGSLRLTLVPIFAIPITLLGTVFFIYQLGNSLNTFTLLALAVAVGIVIDDAIVVLESIFRRRYEEGFEPLQAGEVGTRIVIFALLASTASLVIVFIPIIFLKGVVGKLFGSFALTLAIAIALSYLVAVSFTPMAVSRLVKGKEPSNPFTKAYHSFEAFFDRLLRWSLDHKAIVIALSLISVFIGFQLFKATKKEFFPIVDEGRFLIRFETPTGSSFEYTRKKAEEIERILLKNPYVDRFGMAVGQGVAGRPDVNGGLGFVYLKEGKRPHQAKIMEMVREEFKKVRDVRVSVEPPGIVGPGGGRQVDLQYVIKGPSLEELQSISEKLVKEFRNRPGYRDVDTDLRLNEPQVQIRVNREKLGDLGVSVEDIALTLNVLFGKFQLGTYELGAESYDLYVKALPNFVENRENLKKVFVRNAKGELIPLTELVEMEIAPGYKAINRYNRQYSFTFFANLSPEKPLANAVDELTSWLRNNLPPGYTFEPVGQAKEFQRAFQGLGFALLFALVGVYMVLASLFESYRHPFTVLLMVPLAVAGTFGLLFLTNTSLSVPSYFGVILLVGIIVRDAVLFIERIIQLRKESMPTRQAILQARKERLRPILMTTFTIVSALTPVALGLTAGAELRKPLALAVIGGIFTGLPLSLFLLPVIYELFDKLSLKTYHIRKENT
- a CDS encoding GYD domain-containing protein — protein: MPIYVMLTSLTDEGMKTLKHKPERIKEVDKEVMDRFGIKILAQYAVMGPYDFVNIIEAPDNDTVVKMAIELGSRGTIRTLTMPAIEVDQLIKDLKELG